A genomic region of Brevibacillus sp. JNUCC-41 contains the following coding sequences:
- a CDS encoding 50S ribosomal protein L25/general stress protein Ctc, translating into MSNILAAKERTDSKHSNLRNLRESGEIPAIVYGNKNDSTAISVNSIELQKTIKEIGRNGIISLEMEGSSYKVMLSDYQKDPIKNSIYHADFLIVDMSAQLQAQVRINLVGVCKGVKDGGVLQQSLHEVTVTAKPNDIPDSIDVDVTELQVGDTIYISDIQTKKQVTIDNDGEEVVASVLAPRQEEEISTGEQQDGGIPENEEGRETKASQES; encoded by the coding sequence GTACGGATTCAAAACACTCTAATTTAAGGAATTTGAGGGAAAGCGGCGAAATCCCTGCGATAGTATATGGCAATAAAAATGACAGTACGGCCATTTCAGTCAATAGTATCGAGCTTCAAAAGACGATCAAGGAAATAGGCCGTAATGGAATCATTTCTTTGGAAATGGAAGGTTCGAGTTATAAAGTCATGCTCTCTGACTATCAAAAGGATCCAATAAAGAACTCCATTTATCATGCAGACTTTTTAATTGTAGATATGTCCGCTCAATTACAAGCGCAAGTTCGCATTAACCTTGTCGGTGTTTGTAAAGGCGTGAAAGACGGTGGGGTCCTTCAGCAGTCACTTCATGAAGTCACGGTTACGGCTAAACCTAATGACATTCCTGACTCCATCGATGTGGACGTTACTGAACTTCAGGTAGGGGATACAATCTACATATCCGATATCCAAACGAAAAAGCAAGTTACAATCGACAATGATGGAGAAGAAGTTGTTGCATCCGTTTTGGCTCCTCGTCAGGAAGAGGAAATAAGTACAGGTGAACAGCAAGATGGCGGTATCCCTGAAAATGAAGAAGGCAGGGAAACCAAGGCATCACAAGAGTCATGA